GCTGGATTTCGTGAAGAAGCCCTTTTCCCTGGAGGAGATTGTGAATGCGGTGCTTAAGGCCAGGGAGCTGTGCCGGGAGGAGCGGCAGGAGAGCGCCAGACTTGCTGTGATGGAGGCCAAAATCAGGGAAAGTCTGCCCATCCTCCGCCAGGAATATCTCACCTTCCTGCTGCACCACCAGACGACAGAGGCGGATGCCCGTTCCCGCTGGGCCTACCTTGATATCCCGCTGGACCAGCATGATTTCTTCGTGTTTGTCGCCGAGATTGATCATTTCGCGGAGAAGCTGAGCGGACAGCCTGTGCAGGAGGTCGAGCTGCTAAGGTTCAGCCTGCACAATATTCTCGAAGAGACGATTTCCGCCCTGACCCGCGGCGTTATTATCCGGGAGGCGACAGACCGGTATATCTGCATCATGAACGGCTCGGACCCGGAGACCGCCGCGCTGATTACGGAGGCCTGCTGCATGAATGTAAGCCGCTTCTCGCGGCATACCATTTCTATTGGCGTGGGTCTGGGCGCGGCGGCGATTCAGGAGCTGGGCACGGCCTACAGGCAGGCGCTTAGCGCACTGGGGTATCATTTCTATACCGGGGGGGGCGGGGTCTATCATTATAGCAACATCGAGAATAAACCGCTCTCGCTCCACAGCTATTCCGCCGCCGCCGAGCAGGAGCTGCTGTTCGCGCTGCGTTCCGGCAATTCCGCCAAAAGCCTGCAGGTGCTGGACCAGCTGTTCTCGGAGCTGCTGGACAGCGGGCTTTTGCCTGATCCGCGTTATGTTGAAAGTGTCGGCTATGAGCTGAGCTCCAGGATCTGCCGGGTCCTGCTGGAGCAGTTCCCTTACGGGCAGGTGGAGCCGCTGGAACTCAGAATTGCCGCCATGAAGAATCAGGTGCATCCTTCCCTGCAGGATATCCGGGACCTGCTGTCCTGGCTGTGCCGGGAGGCCTGTGCAATGGTTACAGAGGCCCGTTCCCTGGAGTCCACGCGGATTATCCGCCAGGCCGTCGAATATATCCGTAGTCATCTGGATACGGGGCTGTCGCTGGAGCAGATGGCGAAGCAGATTAACCTAAGCCAGGGGTATTTCTCCAATCTGTTCAAGAAGGTGCAGGGGATTTCGTTCCAGCAGTATGTGATGCATGAGAAGATGGAGAAGGCGAAGGCGATGCTGATTAGCGGCCGGCAGGTTCAGGAGATCGCCCAGGATCTGGGGTATGAGCACAGGCGCTATTTCAGCGAGGTGTTCAAGAAATATACCGGCATGACCCCGTCCGAGTTCAAATTGCATTATCTTGGAAAAGAATAGGAATCAGCAGGGGAGGGATTTCCGCAGGGCGGAGATTACCTCCCTTATCTGTATAGAACTCCTGCAAATATCTGCCCTTAATGTGGGCTTACCCGCCTTATCCGGATGCGCCAATCCGTCTATAATCAATTTGTAAGCGAATACAGAAGGGATATATAAGGGGGAACTACCAATGATGAAGCGTACGCTAATGACATCTCTGAGCCTGGTCCTGGCACTTGGCTTAGCAGCCTGCGGCAACGGTAACAGTGGCGGCAATGCAACTGAAGGCAAGGGAGACGGGGCGAAAGCTGGTTCGGGGGAAAAAACTAAAATCAGCTACTGGACAGGCGACCGCCACGATGCGGATTTCGTGAAGGAGAAGGTAGCCGAGTTCAACGCATCTAATAAAGACGGGATTGAGGTGGAACTGGTCGTCAAGGGCGATGACTTCGATACCGCGCTTGATCTGTCCTTCCAGACCTCCGATGCACCGGATGTGATCCGGGTGAAGGAGAACACCGTCCAGACCTTCTACAAAAAAGGCTTTCTTGCTCCGATTGACGAGTTCCTGAACGATGAGCTGAAGGCGAAATTCCCGGCCATGCCGGACTTGAACGAATTCGACGGCAAGCGTTACAGTCTGCCGAACTATGGAACGACCATGCGTCTGGTGTACAACAAGGATCTGTTCGCCAAAGCGGGCATTGAGCATCCGCCGACTACCTTACAGGAGCTGGTGGATACAGCTAAGAAATTGACAGCAGCCGGCAAAGCCGACGGCGCTTACGGCTTCGCCCTTAACTTCAAGAGCCCCGGCAGTGCGTTCGCGCGTTCGGCGCGGGTGGTTGCGGAAATGAGCGGCTATGGCGGCTTCGGGTATGATTTCAAGACGGCCCGCTACGACTTCAGCGGCTTCGAGCCGATCATCAATGCCTTTAAGCAGATCAAGGACGACGGCAGCATGCTGCCGGGTGTAGAATCGCTGGATATTGATCCGCTGCGGGCACAGTTTGCGGAAGGCAAGATCGGAATGTACATGTCCTACTCCTCGGAGCCGGGCGTCTACAAGAATCAGTTCCCGGCCAAAATTGACTGGGCGGCTGCTCCGGTTCCGACCATCGACGGCAATGTGAAGGGGGCTTCCGGCTTCCTCGGAGGCCAATGGCTGGCGCTGAGCTCAAAAACAGAGCATAAAGAAGCAGCCTGGAAGTTCATGGAGTTCATGTACGGCGATCAGGTGCTGACGGATTATCAGGAAAAAGGCTTCGGCATCTCCATGGTTCCATCCATTAGTGCAGCAGCCAAGACACCGGATGTGAACGGCATTGAAGGCTTCCTGCCGAACAAGAACGATGGGGTATGGCCGGTCTATCCGTCTGTAGCACCGGAAGGAATGAAATCGGATGACGCCTTCTTCAAATATATGCTGAACGGCGGCGACCTGAAGGCGATTATCGCTGATTTGAACAAGCGCTACAACGCTGCACTGGACAGTGTGATTGCGAATGACGGCGTGAAGGCCGAGCCGGATGCCGGCTTTGATCCCGCCGCTCTGGGCGGCAAGTTCGCCAAGTAGACAGAAGGTTAGGGATAGAGATACAGGCCGGGATAACGGGGATGGGGAAGCAGCTTTCCCATCCCTCTGCTCTGGCCGCAAGGGAGAGGAGCCGGAAGAAACCAGATGAACAAAACGAAACATGCCTTATTTTCATATAGCTTTATCTTTCCAAGTGCCTTGCTCACATTGGTCCTCGGAATTTACCCGATTGCCTGGGCGTTCCGCTATATGTTCTATGATTACAAAGGGTTCGGAACGGCCCGGTTTACCGGCTTGGCCAATTTCAGCCGCATCCTGAAGGACACCCAGTTCTGGGATTCGGTGGTGAATACATTTGTCTATGCAGGCGGCAAGCTGCTGATCACTATTCCGCTGGCCCTGCTGCTGGCAGCCATATTGAACCGGGGGCTGCGGGGCAGACAGCTGCTGCGGGGGATTTTCTTCATGCCGACCGTCATCAGTACCGCCGTAATGGCCGTAGTCTTCTTCACGATTTTCAACTCGTATAACGGGATTCTCAACCAGTTCCTGATCCGCTCGGGCCTCTCGGATTCCGGCGTGGACTGGCTGGGGCCGAAATATGCCATGCTCACCGTCATTCTGGTTGCGGCCTGGGGGGCGGTCGGCAATTATATGCTGCTCTTCCTCGCCGGTCTGCAGAATATTCCCGAGGATGTGTATGAGGCCTCTTCCCTGGACGGGGCAGGCAAAATCCAGCAGTTCCGCTATATCACCCTGCCGATGCTAGGGCCTGTCATGCAGATGGTTATTATGCTGGCGATCATTACAGCCCTGAAGGGCTACGAGAGCATCATGGTTCTGACCGAAGGCGGTCCTGTAGGCAAGACGGAGGTCATGTTCCTGTATTTGTACAAATTATTTTTCCCTGTCGGCGGGGGCAGCGCGGCGGTCCAGGTCCAGGAGTTCGGATACGGCAGTGCGGTTGCCTTTGTGTCTGCGGTCATTGTAGGGATGATCTCACTCATTTATTTCTACGCATCCAGACGCATGAATCAGACCGATTGAGGAGAGAGGCTATTATGAGACTAAATACCATACTGGGCAAAACCATTCTGTGGATTTTTTTGCTGACCGTTGCTTTTATCACCCTGATTCCGGTAGTGATCACTATCCTGGGCTCCTTCAAGACCAATGCTGAGCTGACTGCGGGTGCGACCTTCCTGCCGAAGAGCTGGCACTTCTCGAACTATGCCGAAGCCTGGTCGCAGGCCAATTTCTCCAGGTATACCCTGAACAGCCTGATTGTCTCTCTGGCGACAGTGGCCGGCACGCTGCTGGTCTCATCCATGGCGGCTTATGTGGTGGACCGGATGGATTTTGCCGGCAAAAAATGGTATATCGGACTGCAGTCCTTCACCATGTTCGTGGCTGTAGGGGCGGTCGTGCTGCGTCCGCAGTTCGATCTGATGGTTAAGCTTCATCTGCACAGCAGCCTGTGGGGGGTTATCCTGATTCTGATCTCCGCCCATGCTTCGATCTTCTTCATTCTCGCAAGCTTCATGAAGGGAATTCCCCGCGAGCTGGACGAGGCGGCGCTGATCGACGGCTGCTCTCCCGGCCGGACCTTCTGGCGGATCATTCTGCCGCTGCTCGGACCCGGACTTGGCGTAGGTGCCCTGTTCACCTTCCGCGGCGCGTGGAATGAATATCTGCTGCCGCTCGTGTTCACGATGACGAAGCCGGAGCTGCAGACGCTGACCGTCGGGCTGGCGAACCTGAAGTACGGGATTTCGGCCGCTTCCCAGACCCACTACATGATGGCGGGTGCCTGCTTATCCATTCTGCCGATTCTTGTGGCCTATCTGTTCGCCAACAAATCCTTCATGCAGATGACAGCCGGTTCCCTGAAGGGGTAGCTGTCCGGTTCTGCGCACATAACATTCAATATTCAAGGAGGTACACCCCATGACTCAACACGTTCCGCCAATTCTGCATTCCGCCCCGTGCATCCAGCGGTATCCGGGCAATCCGGTGCTGGATGCAGCGAAGGTTCCTTACCCCACCGCACTGGTATTCAATGCCGGTGTAACGAAATTCAACGGCAAATATGTGATGATCTTCCGCAATGATTACGGCTCACTGGCCGATCAGAGCCTTGCGCCGCACCACACCACGGATCTCGGCATTGCCTACAGCGATGACGGACTGAGCTGGACCGCCGGCCCGAAGCCGGTGTTCAAAATGCATGACGAGGAGACTATCCGCGCCTACGACCCGCGCCTGACCGTGCTCGGCGGCCGCTGTTATATGTGTTTTGCCGTGGATACGCGCCATGGCATCCGCGGCGGGATTGCCGTTACCGATGATCTGGAACACTTCGAGGTGCTTAGCCTGTCTACACCGGACCTGCGCAATATGGTGCTGTTTCCCGAGCTGCTCGGCGGCAAATATGTCCGGCTGGAGCGTCCCTTTACGGTGTACAGCCGGGGCGGCCGGGACCGCTTCGACGCCTGGATCTCCGAGTCGCCGGACCTCAAGCATTGGGGCAACTCCAGCCTGCTGCTCGCCGTCGAGCAGGTGCCGTTTGCCAATGATAAGGTTGGCCCGGCTGCACCTCCGGTCCGGACGGATAAGGGCTGGCTGACCACCTTCCATGCGGTGGATGTGGACCCGGCCAGAGGCAAGCACGGCTGGGAAGACACCTGGAAGAAACGCTACACCGCCGGAATTATGCTGCTGGATCTGGAGGACCCCCGCAAGGTGATCGGCATGAGCAGGCAGCCGCTGCTGGCACCGGAGACAGACTATGAGATTGGCGGCGGCTTCCGCAATCATGTGATTTTCCCGGGTGGGATGATTCTGGAGGATGACGGCGAGGTCAAGATCTATTATGGCTCTGCGGATACGGTGGAATGTCTGGCAACAGCCCATGTGGACGATCTGCTCAGGCTCTGTCTGGAGCCGGGGAATCAATAAGATTGGAAGCTGGCTGAGGGCAGAAATATATCAACTTAACGAAAGAGGTGTTTAATGATGTTGAAAAGGTTCAAATTATTAAGTGCATTATTAATTTTTTGTATGGCCAATCTGTTACCAGTCTTTCCTTTGACAGCAAGCGCAGCGGGTACCATTGTAAGCTATCCGTTACCGTCGGTCTATAACGCAACCAATCAATACACGGTAACAGCAGACTCTACTAATATACCGGTAATCGACACTTCAGAGGTATTTGTAAACTATAATTATTGTAATTTCTCTTTTTCGGGTACGACTACAATCACAATAACAGCAAGCGAGCCCATCAATACCTATAATATCTCTCCCAAAGCCTTGGGAATCACTGCAACCAAGAGCGGAAACACACTTACCTTTACACTTTCATCACCAACCTACCTTATCGTTAAAATCAATAACCTGAAAGATCTGGTGATTGCGGCAGATGCGCTTGAAACCAATATTCCGGCCTCATCCGGTACAGGAATATACAATGTTAAAACCCAGTACGGTGCTGACAGTACCGGTGCTACTTTGGCTACAACCGCCATACAGAACGCCATCAATGCGGCTAACGCAGCAGGCGGCGGTATCGTATACGTTCCAGCCGGCGTGTACAAGAGCGGCAACATTGTTCTAAAAAGCAATGTCTCGGTTTATCTGGCGGGTGGTTCTGTGATAAGGGGTTCAGGAAATCCAAGTGATTACACTACCCATTTCCATAAAAATTCTCTGAATAAGGATGGAACCTGGTTTATTTATACCGAAACCAATGCCAACAATATTAAGATATACGGCAGGGGAACGATTGACGGCAATGGCCATTATATGAGGAATACAAACAATTATTTGAACAATATTCTTGTACCCTTGCAGTGCAGCAACTTCACGGTTGACGGCATAACCATCAGAGACAGCGGCGGCTGGGCTACAATCGTGACAAGATCTAATAATGTAACCTTCCAGAATACCAAGCACTTCAATAACAATGAGCTGGATTATGAAAATGATGCAATCGATATTCAAGAGAGCCAGAATGTACTCATCAAGCACACTGTAGCCGTATCGGAGGATGACACCTACTCCTTTAAGACCTGGGATGTAGCCACTACGGATATCGCTGCTAACTGGCCGGGAACTCCTGAGAACCAGTCCAATGTAGTTGTGGATGATGCTTTGGCCTGGAGCAGATGCGGGGCATTCAAGGTTGGAGATGGAGTGAAACAGCTTCAGGATGGCATCGTTGTTAAAAACTCTTTTGTATACCGGTGCTGGCGCGCTTTAGCGGTAGGTCATCTGTATGGGACTCCGGCAGCACAGAACATCGTATTTGATAATATAGATGTAGAAGGCTTCTGGCCAAGATCCGGTGTTCACTCCAGATGGTTTGATCTTTCGGCAAAAACCGGTCCGATCAAAAATGTGGTCTATAATAATATCAATTTACGCGCTCTGGGTGAAGTTTCCATCATGAAGGGCTGGAGTGACACCTCTACGGTCTCCGGAGTTACCTTAAACAATGTCCGCGTCGGTGGAGCTGCGGTAAATAATTTGACAGATTTGAAAATAACAGATACGAACAGCTATGCTGCTGATCCCAAATTCAACACATTGAAATTTGAAGCGGAAGGCTATAACCTTAGTTCAGGTGTTCTCTCCTATGAGTCAAGCACTGACGGCGGGCTGAATGTGGGTGCCGGGAGTAATGGCGACTATATCGCATTCAAAAATGTTGACTTTGGCAGTACAGCTAAAACAAGTATTGATCTAAAGGTTGCATCTGCTAACTCCGGCGGAAGGATCGAATTCCACTTGGACAGTCCTACAGGCACTATGCTGGGTTCTTGGACGGCAGAAAGCACAGGCGGATGGCAGACATGGTCCCTCAAGAATATCCCGCTTACTGCCGGGACCGCTGTAGGAACCCACACGGTATATGTTACTTTTGTGAAGTCCGATTCAACCACAGTGGCCAATTTAACCTGGTTCCAGTTCAAATAGGATGGAAACGGTTTGAATTCATTGCAGCACTTATCTCTGATGGTTCGCAAAAAGGTGTCCCAAGCCGGCCGGCTTGTGGGACACCTTTTTGCAGTTTCTGTTACAGTCACGCCCTGCGGAGAGCCTGTTTATTTCTTAACGCCCGTGCTCATGAAGGCTTCCAGCGCGTCACGGGTAGGCAGTCCGTCCATATCGCCAGGCGACATCACGGCGAGTGCGCCAATCGCATTGCCGCGCTTCACGGCTTCCGCTACGCTGAGCTTCTCCAGCATGGCGCTGATCACCCCAACTGCGAAGCCGTCTCCGGCGCCGACTGTATCGACAACCTGCTCGACCTTGAAGCCGTCCACATAGCCCTCTTCACCAGCGGAGGTCTTATAGTAAGCGCCCTCAGGGCCGAGCTTGATCACTACAAGGGATACGCCGCGCTCCAGATAGTACCCGGCAATCTCCTCCGGCGTCTCAAGACCGGTAAGGATCTTGCCCTCTCCGTGTCCGGGCAGGAACCAGTCGCAGCGGGTAGCCAGGTCGTTGATCGTACTAACCATAGTTCCTGTGTCCGGCCACAGGGTCGGGCGCAGATTCGGATCGAGCGATACAGTCTTCCCGCGCTGCTTCATGAACTCCATGGCATGCAGCGAGAACTCGTGACACGAAGCCGAAAGTGCCGAAGAGATGCTGGTCACATGCAGATGGCCTGCGGAAGCGAAATAATCTTCATTAAAGTCGGCGAGGCTCAGTTTGGAGGCGGCGGAATTTTTGCGGAAATATTCGACCTTGGGATCTCCGGTCAGTACCTTGGATTTGATCAGCATGCCTGTGGAGAATTCCTTGGTCGTTGTGATGCTCGCGGTATCGATCTTCTCCTTATTCAGTGCCGAGGTGATGAACTGGCCGAAGTTGTCTTCGCCGAGCTTGGTCACATAACCGGTCAGATGCATAAGGCGCGATAACCCGGTGGCTACATTGCTCTCCGCTCCTGCCAGCGCTTTGGAGAAGGAAGTAACCTCATGCAGGGGGCCGGCTTCATTGGCGTAGAACATGGCCATCGGCTCCCCGAAGGTGACTGCATCCAGCTGTTTATTCATGAATAGTTCCTCCTAAAAGTTTTGATAGCATACACTCCTTGCTTCTTCTTCGCAAAATTCGCTTCGGAAGCATAGCAGGGGTATAATTGGATCCTAGTTTATGGTTTGGGATAGAATATAAGTTGAAATTATCACATAAAACGGTTTTGTACAATATAGCAATGCTCATTCTGCTGTCTTATTTTGTACAGGAAGCAGGCGGGTAGATTCGTTTATCCTTGATACATAAGGGTTTCATACGATTTTCGAAGAAATGTTACCGCTTCCTGAATAAATATATATTGACTGTTAGCGGCAATGTTATTACTATTTTCTTAGAAGGATAAAGCCTGATGTTAGTAAAATAGATAAATTAGTTTATCTAAATAAATATTCTTAAGTGGAATATAACCAGAGAGGAAGTAACAACCATGAAGAAAATCAAAGTATTACAGAATATCACCTCTGTTGGGGTAGTAGCTGTTATCCGTGCGGATAATGCCGATGATGCTTATGCCATGTCTGTGGCTTGTATCGAGGGCGGACTGAATAATATCGAAGTTACCTTCACGACTCCGGGAGCCGAAGCAGCGATCAAACGTTTGGTGGAAGAATACGGGGGCCGCGCCGTGATTGGTGCCGGCACCGTGCTTGACCCGCTGACGGCAAGAATCGCTATTCTGGCGGGTTCGGAATTTGTGGTCAGTCCTTCTTTTGAAGAGGATACCGCCAAGATGTGTAATCTGTACGGCATTCCTTATATGCCGGGCTGCATGACGCTGAATGAGATGAAGGAAGCCCTGAAGCTGGGCGTGGATGTGCTGAAGCTGTTCCCGGGCAGTGCGTTCGGACCGGACTATGTCAAGGCGGTTAAGGGGCCGATGCCGCATGTGAACATTATGCCTACCGGCGGCGTGGATCTGAACAATATGGAGAAATGGATCAAGAACGGCTGCATCGCTGTCGGCATCGGCGGCAACCTGACCGCACCGGCCAAGGAAGGCCGTTATGACCAGATCACAGAGCTGGCTGCACAGTATGTAGCGAAGTTCAAGGAGATTCAAGGCCAGTAACATACATGTACAACAGGAATGTCTTGCCTCTAAGGGGCAGGGCATTTTTTTATTGAAATATAAGAAATGAGCAAAGCCGTTTCCGCTTGAATGTTAGATAAGCCTAAATGATGGAATTGCTGCCGCTTCGGGCAATACTTATAATAGAGGCAGAGTGCCCTAAGCGCCTGCGGACATTGAGAAGTATACCTGAAAGGTGATGCCATGACTGGCGACGATCTTCGCAGCAAGCTGTACCCGACACTGGTAGTGGAAGAAGCCGATTATGTGGAGGTCCGGACTGCAGTCCACGGCTGCAGGGTGACGGCGGGAGCCCTTTATAAGCTGTATCGTAACTATAATCATCCGCAACTTTTTGAGCAGGGAGAAGTATATGTGCTTGATGATGCTTCCAGAGAGAATTATGCGGTGCTCCTGGTGTGCGCAACTACATTATATACATTAAAAAGAGTATTTGAATGATTGCAGCATCCCTTGTATGCTTAGTAGGGATTGTGGACTACAAGCGAATTTTTATCTTTTAAAATAATCATTACAGGTTTGCAACAATTTCGCAGTCTTGCGCGTCAGTAAGATTGCATAGAGAGGGGGAACCTTCGTGGTGGAGCAGGGACTCATCAGAGCCGCTCAAGCGGGCGATCGCGACGCTCTAATCACCCTATTGCGAGAAATTGAAGGGCATGTATATAAGACGGCCTTCTACATTCTGCATAATGAACAGGATGCTCTGGATGCCTCCCAGGAAGCGTTGATCCGGGTGTACACCAAGATCGGCTCCTATGAGGAGAAGGCGCAGTTCAAAACATGGGTTCAGCGAATAGTAACCAACATATGTATAGACAAATTCCGGAGAACGAAGCCTACCGTTTCTATCGATGAACACGAAATGGTGTTCCAGGATAAAAAACATAATGTAGAGCGCGAAGTGATGTCGGGTTACCTGGCGGAGGATATCCGTGAGGCCATCGACCAGCTTCCGGAGCATCACCGGACGGTAATCGTGCTCCGCTATTTACAGGATTTTTCTTACAACGAGATTGCAGACTGTCTGGATCTGCCTCTGAACACGGTCAAATCATACCTGTTCCGGGCGCGGCAGCAGCTGCAGAATAGACTTCAGGAGTATCAGAAAGGTGGTGTGTCAGGATGAAGTGCGCGGAGGTGATGGAATGGATGCACCGCTATTTAGATCATGATCTCAGTCAGGAAGAAATGCTTGAAATGTTCCGTCATATCGACGATTGTCCTTCCTGCGCGGAAGTCTTGGACCGGCTGACGCTGCTCTCCCAGCAGCTGGAGCAGCTTCCCGATGTGAAGCCCCCCTTCAGTCTGGTTGACTCTATCCTGCCTCAGCTTGAACAGCTGGACCGTGGTGTCCCGCAAGAGCCTGCTGTAATGGAGCCGGAAGATCCGAAGGTTATTCCTTTCTCCCGTTCAAATAACCGGGGCAAGAAGCCCAAGGGACCTTCACTGGCTGCGCGGACAGGCATTGGTGCTGCGGCGGCAGCTGTGATTCTGCTTATCGCCGTATTCAATATGCCGAAGAGCCTGCCGGGCGCAGATATGGATATGTCACCCCAGTTAATGAGCGGCGGGGCAGCGAATTCCAGCGTGAGTACGGAGAGCAGTGCGGACACCCCGCAGGTCGACGGACAGAATAACAGCGGCGGCAGTGAGCTTCAAAAGACGGACCAGACCGCGCCGGGTGAAACTGCGGACGTTAATTTGAAATCTGCACCGCCTGCTCCCAGTGAGGGTGCTGATCAGCCGGCCGCAGCTGGCGGCGGTACGGCTTCAGACAAGGTGCCTGCGGTAAGCGAAGCTCCGGTCAGCAACCGTGCCGCTACTGCGTCTCCGGCGGACCGCCCCAAGAGCACCAAGAAAGCGGAGAGCCGGTCAGCGGAACCCCAAAGCACGCAGTCGAGTGCGCCAACGCAAGACAATATAGCGGACGATAAAGCGTCTGCGGGGGATGCACGGATAGCACCGACTCCAGATGCTAACGAGGCAGGAGCCATGTCGTTTATGCTTGCAGAGTCTTCGTGGACTTCACCGGACGGGCAGCATATGGCTGAGCTGACTGGCCAGCATGTGGTAATCTACAGCTTAGCCACAGAGGGAGAAGAACAACAACGGACAACACTGGCTTCGCTCCCGTTGGAGGGGAACTGGGTCTCCGGTGTGTGGTCGGAAGACGGCACCCAGTTCACTTATGTACTACAGCTTGAGGATGGTACGCAGACGACGAAGGTATACACGGTTCCGGCTGAGAGCGCAACACCTGCTCCATCCGCTTCCCCGGCTCCTGCCAACTCGCCAGCGCCTA
The window above is part of the Paenibacillus sp. FSL H8-0048 genome. Proteins encoded here:
- a CDS encoding RNA polymerase sigma factor → MVEQGLIRAAQAGDRDALITLLREIEGHVYKTAFYILHNEQDALDASQEALIRVYTKIGSYEEKAQFKTWVQRIVTNICIDKFRRTKPTVSIDEHEMVFQDKKHNVEREVMSGYLAEDIREAIDQLPEHHRTVIVLRYLQDFSYNEIADCLDLPLNTVKSYLFRARQQLQNRLQEYQKGGVSG
- a CDS encoding anti-sigma factor family protein, whose product is MKCAEVMEWMHRYLDHDLSQEEMLEMFRHIDDCPSCAEVLDRLTLLSQQLEQLPDVKPPFSLVDSILPQLEQLDRGVPQEPAVMEPEDPKVIPFSRSNNRGKKPKGPSLAARTGIGAAAAAVILLIAVFNMPKSLPGADMDMSPQLMSGGAANSSVSTESSADTPQVDGQNNSGGSELQKTDQTAPGETADVNLKSAPPAPSEGADQPAAAGGGTASDKVPAVSEAPVSNRAATASPADRPKSTKKAESRSAEPQSTQSSAPTQDNIADDKASAGDARIAPTPDANEAGAMSFMLAESSWTSPDGQHMAELTGQHVVIYSLATEGEEQQRTTLASLPLEGNWVSGVWSEDGTQFTYVLQLEDGTQTTKVYTVPAESATPAPSASPAPANSPAPTASPAASASAVPSPAITPDAATSGK